From one Thermanaeromonas sp. C210 genomic stretch:
- a CDS encoding GerMN domain-containing protein: MASVLFLALALLWSPGCGRKATTEAAPAPGPVQQTRPLLYDKELAQVLVYYATSDGRYLVPVTISINPTREVAKTAVEKLLAGPPEDGLNPTMPEGVKLREVYALTGEKTAYVDFTSDLLKIKDAREAELALRSLVLTLTEVQGIEGVKVMVEGQNIPELAGIKLEGTIKRPPAINSLVQGEGQEGSVQVYFSDEQALHLVPVTVAAPGNGEKDLPRAAVEALLAGPPKDSGLLPTVWPGTKLLHLAVQDGVAVVDLSKEAVGYGGGTTMETLFVDSLLWTLTQFPSIHKVQLLIEGEKREYLPEGTPIRDPLPRPEHLNVVYH; encoded by the coding sequence GTGGCCTCTGTGCTGTTTTTGGCCCTAGCCCTACTGTGGAGCCCGGGTTGCGGGCGTAAGGCCACAACAGAGGCCGCTCCGGCACCTGGCCCTGTGCAGCAGACACGGCCTCTCTTGTACGACAAGGAGCTGGCCCAGGTATTGGTCTATTATGCTACTTCCGATGGGCGCTACCTGGTGCCGGTGACCATAAGCATTAATCCCACCCGGGAAGTCGCCAAGACGGCCGTAGAAAAGCTCCTGGCTGGTCCCCCGGAAGACGGCTTGAACCCCACCATGCCCGAAGGCGTCAAGCTGCGGGAGGTTTACGCCCTGACAGGTGAGAAGACCGCCTATGTGGATTTCACCAGCGATCTGTTAAAGATCAAAGACGCCCGGGAAGCAGAATTGGCCCTGCGTTCCCTGGTGCTCACCCTGACGGAAGTACAGGGTATCGAAGGGGTCAAAGTTATGGTGGAAGGCCAGAATATCCCCGAGTTGGCGGGGATTAAACTGGAGGGAACCATCAAACGCCCACCCGCTATTAACAGCCTTGTCCAAGGGGAAGGGCAGGAGGGTTCCGTCCAGGTGTATTTCAGCGATGAGCAGGCCCTTCATCTGGTTCCGGTCACCGTAGCCGCCCCCGGCAACGGCGAAAAAGATTTGCCCAGGGCGGCGGTGGAGGCCCTTTTGGCCGGTCCCCCCAAAGACAGCGGTCTGCTGCCCACGGTCTGGCCGGGAACCAAGCTGCTCCATTTAGCCGTACAGGACGGGGTAGCGGTGGTAGACCTGAGCAAGGAGGCAGTGGGTTACGGCGGGGGGACCACCATGGAAACCCTCTTCGTCGATTCCCTGCTCTGGACCCTGACCCAATTTCCTTCTATCCATAAGGTCCAGCTGTTGATCGAAGGAGAAAAAAGGGAATATCTACCGGAAGGTACGCCCATCAGGGATCCCCTGCCCCGGCCGGAGCACCTGAATGTGGTTTACCACTAG
- a CDS encoding phosphoribosyltransferase, which yields MLFGDRQEAGEKLAASLKEYAARDVLVLAVPRGGVVVARPVAAALGAELDVIIPRKVGAPGNPELAVAAVAPDGTVIYNEGVLRALGLKRQDLREAIADELQEIRRRVGAYRGKKAPPRIKDRTVVIIDDGLATGLTVEAALVSLKREEPRELILAVPVAPADTVDRLRPLVTRVVCLATPDPFYAVGQFYRQFPQVEDGEVVAILTAPY from the coding sequence ATGCTCTTCGGTGACCGGCAGGAAGCCGGGGAGAAGCTGGCCGCATCCTTAAAGGAATACGCCGCCAGGGACGTGTTGGTGCTGGCCGTGCCCCGCGGCGGAGTGGTGGTGGCCCGGCCAGTAGCCGCGGCCCTGGGGGCCGAACTGGACGTAATTATCCCCCGCAAAGTGGGGGCGCCGGGGAATCCCGAACTGGCGGTGGCCGCCGTGGCGCCGGACGGTACGGTGATCTATAATGAAGGGGTTCTAAGGGCCCTGGGGCTGAAAAGGCAGGATCTGAGGGAGGCCATTGCGGACGAACTACAGGAGATCAGGCGCCGGGTCGGCGCATACCGGGGGAAGAAGGCCCCACCCCGGATCAAGGACCGCACAGTGGTGATCATCGACGATGGTCTGGCCACCGGCCTTACAGTAGAAGCCGCTTTGGTTTCTCTGAAACGGGAGGAGCCCCGGGAGCTGATCCTGGCCGTACCCGTGGCCCCGGCGGATACTGTCGACCGCCTGCGGCCCCTGGTCACCCGGGTGGTGTGCCTGGCCACCCCCGACCCCTTTTATGCCGTGGGCCAGTTTTACCGCCAGTTTCCCCAGGTGGAGGACGGCGAAGTCGTGGCCATCCTCACCGCGCCCTACTGA
- a CDS encoding DUF4446 family protein, translated as MDRIVALLTPYFPYAVLVSLLFAAVLLLLTLSLRAEVRRLDSRLKRLAGTGDGQELAAALERFRDIKEVKDTVERMEEKVADIIQYLEGTLCRVGMVRFNAFPDTGSELSFALAVLSKGGDGFILTSLYARDETRIFLKPVKRAKALYRLSDEEEKALEIALGLVTE; from the coding sequence TTGGATCGCATTGTGGCATTATTGACACCTTATTTTCCGTACGCCGTCCTCGTCAGCCTCCTTTTCGCCGCCGTCCTGCTGCTGCTTACCCTTTCCCTGCGGGCGGAAGTACGGCGGCTGGACTCTCGCCTCAAGCGCCTGGCCGGAACGGGCGACGGCCAGGAACTCGCGGCGGCCCTGGAGCGTTTCCGGGATATAAAAGAGGTAAAGGACACGGTAGAGCGTATGGAAGAGAAAGTGGCCGACATTATCCAGTACCTGGAGGGAACCCTGTGCCGCGTTGGCATGGTTCGCTTTAACGCCTTCCCCGACACCGGAAGCGAACTGAGCTTTGCCCTGGCGGTTCTTTCCAAGGGGGGAGACGGCTTCATCCTGACCAGCTTGTATGCCCGGGACGAAACCCGGATATTCCTCAAGCCGGTCAAGCGGGCTAAGGCCCTGTACCGCTTGAGCGACGAGGAGGAGAAGGCCCTGGAAATTGCCCTCGGATTAGTAACTGAGTGA
- a CDS encoding YkvI family membrane protein has product MRWWAEAAVACAYIGAVIGAGFASGQELAQFFLILGPRAIPALLLTTALFALGGFFLRSSACRLRTQSYRDLVDPLLGRAGGMADAILIAFLFGTLVIMLAGAGAVVQEYMGVQAWLGSAVAAALTLAAVAGRSRGVLVINGALVPVLVAYLFLLGLGNLQWSFPAPLPGRSPLLAANWVLNGFLYVAYNMVGVIVLFTSLPAHEGGKWGAFCGGLILGFTALVLVMALGGLEPAEAAGPIPVLSLVRRRAPSWEGFYVFNLWIAMATSAVTSAFGLAERLAQGGRLPAPWAGLIIVGLALPASGLGFARLVAYLYPFFGYVVLLLLVAGAIRQCFNKLGRQI; this is encoded by the coding sequence TTGCGGTGGTGGGCAGAGGCGGCCGTCGCCTGCGCCTATATAGGAGCGGTGATAGGCGCAGGATTTGCCTCCGGACAGGAGCTGGCTCAGTTTTTCCTGATACTCGGTCCCCGTGCCATTCCTGCCCTCCTCCTCACTACGGCCCTCTTTGCCCTCGGAGGCTTTTTCTTGCGCAGTTCCGCCTGCCGGCTGCGTACCCAATCCTACCGTGACTTAGTGGACCCCCTCCTGGGCAGGGCAGGGGGCATGGCCGATGCCATCCTCATCGCTTTCCTCTTCGGCACCCTGGTGATCATGCTGGCCGGTGCTGGAGCCGTAGTCCAGGAGTACATGGGCGTTCAGGCCTGGCTAGGAAGCGCCGTAGCGGCAGCCCTAACCCTGGCAGCGGTGGCGGGCCGCAGCCGCGGCGTGCTGGTCATCAACGGGGCGCTGGTGCCCGTCCTGGTCGCCTATTTATTCCTCCTCGGCCTCGGGAACCTCCAGTGGTCCTTCCCCGCCCCTCTGCCGGGGCGTTCGCCCCTCCTGGCGGCCAACTGGGTCCTCAACGGGTTCCTTTACGTAGCTTATAATATGGTGGGCGTCATTGTTTTGTTTACTTCCCTGCCCGCCCACGAAGGAGGAAAATGGGGGGCCTTTTGCGGCGGGCTCATCCTGGGTTTCACCGCCCTGGTCCTGGTCATGGCCCTCGGCGGGCTGGAACCGGCCGAGGCGGCGGGTCCCATACCCGTCTTGAGCCTGGTGCGGCGCCGGGCCCCGTCGTGGGAAGGCTTCTATGTCTTTAACCTCTGGATAGCCATGGCCACCAGCGCCGTAACTTCAGCCTTTGGCCTGGCCGAGCGCTTGGCTCAGGGGGGCCGCCTTCCCGCGCCGTGGGCGGGCTTGATAATCGTCGGCCTGGCCCTGCCCGCTTCGGGCCTGGGCTTTGCCCGCCTCGTAGCCTACCTCTATCCCTTCTTCGGTTATGTCGTCCTGTTGCTGCTGGTGGCCGGCGCGATCCGGCAGTGCTTTAACAAGCTTGGCCGCCAAATTTAA
- a CDS encoding Hsp20/alpha crystallin family protein, whose translation MEITPWRPWRQRSPWPLRELVAWPEEVMRNWFGGWAGNLWETGPRLDLYQTDKEVVVTAELPGLVSKDDVEITATENSLSIRGEVRRTQEAAEQDYHRSERFYGTFARTISLPAEVDPERATASYRNGILEIRIPKAAQQRQRRIPIDLH comes from the coding sequence GTGGAGATCACACCCTGGCGGCCTTGGCGTCAGAGGTCACCCTGGCCTTTGCGGGAACTGGTGGCCTGGCCGGAGGAGGTAATGCGCAATTGGTTTGGTGGCTGGGCGGGTAATCTATGGGAAACCGGGCCTCGCCTGGACCTTTACCAGACCGACAAAGAAGTGGTAGTGACGGCGGAGCTGCCCGGCCTCGTATCCAAGGATGATGTAGAGATAACCGCTACCGAAAACAGCCTCTCCATCCGGGGCGAGGTACGCCGGACCCAAGAGGCAGCCGAACAGGACTACCACCGCTCAGAGCGTTTTTACGGCACCTTTGCACGTACTATCAGCCTGCCAGCCGAGGTGGATCCGGAAAGGGCGACTGCCTCCTACAGGAACGGAATCCTGGAGATCCGCATCCCCAAGGCCGCCCAGCAGCGCCAAAGGCGCATCCCCATCGACCTCCATTAA
- the yyaC gene encoding spore protease YyaC, with translation MVTFPFLSRNSSLEPSPLAKVKYHYQDPLIVEKLSRALQEYLARLNPPPARPLVVVGIGTDRSTGDSLGPLVGSKLAAYPDLPVTVYGTLEDPVHASNLKEKLDLITTTFGDPFIMAIDACLGHSENVGSITLAPGALKPGAGVNKNLPAVGDLHFTGIVNVGGYMEYFVLQNTRLSLVMRMADQIALAIYRGVRHHFGLEGDLPAAQGFQ, from the coding sequence ATGGTTACTTTCCCTTTTCTCTCCCGCAATTCGTCCTTAGAGCCGAGTCCCTTGGCCAAGGTAAAATATCACTACCAGGACCCTCTAATCGTGGAAAAGCTGAGTAGGGCCCTACAAGAATACCTTGCCCGGCTCAATCCTCCCCCTGCCCGTCCGTTAGTAGTGGTGGGCATCGGCACGGACCGCTCTACGGGTGACAGCCTCGGTCCCCTGGTAGGAAGCAAACTGGCGGCCTACCCGGACCTGCCGGTGACGGTTTACGGCACCCTGGAGGACCCGGTCCACGCCAGCAATCTGAAGGAAAAGCTGGACCTCATCACCACCACCTTTGGCGATCCCTTTATTATGGCCATCGACGCCTGTCTGGGCCATTCGGAGAATGTGGGCAGCATTACCCTGGCTCCGGGGGCCCTCAAACCCGGGGCGGGAGTCAACAAAAATTTGCCGGCCGTGGGCGATCTCCACTTCACCGGCATCGTAAACGTGGGCGGCTATATGGAATACTTCGTGCTGCAGAACACCCGCCTGAGCCTAGTCATGCGCATGGCCGACCAGATCGCCCTGGCCATCTACCGGGGGGTCCGCCACCATTTCGGCCTGGAAGGGGACCTGCCGGCCGCCCAGGGCTTTCAGTAG